One Phaseolus vulgaris cultivar G19833 chromosome 11, P. vulgaris v2.0, whole genome shotgun sequence genomic window carries:
- the LOC137823797 gene encoding putative disease resistance RPP13-like protein 1: MGGVGKTTLTQHVFNDPRVDEAKFDVKVWVCVSHEFDVFKISRAILEAITKSTDDSRDTEMVHTSLKEELTGKKFLLILDDVGNENQFKWEEVQKPLLFGAQGSRILMTTRSKEVCSTMRSDEHSLQQLQEDDCWKLFSKHAFRDDDTQSDPECRKIGMEIVRKCKGLPLALKTMGSLLYNKSSISDWKTVFQSEIWEFLNECCNIIPSLALSYIHLPSQLKVCFAYCALFPKDYEFKKECLIHLWMTENLPHCRQHSKTPEEVCQQYFNDLVSRSFLQKLDENKEVFVMHDLLHDLAKYVCGGLYFRCELDQTEKIPKVTRHFSVELGHNQHFDEFGTLCNSKRLRTFMPKARNTYQLYYHWHCNISIHELFTKFKFLRILSLSHCSDLKELPDYVSNLEHLRSINLSHTAIEKLSERICVLPYLQILKLNYCRDLEELPSNLHLLTNLCRLEIKVTNVRKMPPYLGKLTNLKVVMSSFNVGHGIQQLGELNLEGSISIEELQNVENSLDALEADLKNKTHLVTLKLRWDWDRDSIDSKSEEDVIVNLQPSKNLKELSIVNYGGKRFPNWLLDNSLWNIVSLVLDECEFCERLPPLGLLPFLKVLKIIKLDGVVSIVDGDFHGNNISSFKSLETLHFSYMRQWEKWDCQADAFPRLRDLSIRKCPKLKGQLPKQLIPLEKLQIKDCQQLEAFAPRALDLQLRNCGKLQLECGTMKRLTMETSLFEIVGLYDTLEDLYIDSPLESINDGCISLRSFPLDLFPKLKTLALSGFDNLEMISQSFVHNHLEHLKLEYCLKFESLPGSMHMLLPSLRSLSIRDCPRLESFPDGGLPSNLEELEISKCSRLVGSLKGAFRDSPSLKILEIDEVDAKCFPDKGLLPLSLTFLIISHCPNLEKLDYKGLHLGLFE, from the coding sequence ATGGGTGGAGTGGGTAAGACCACTCTCACTCAACATGTATTCAATGACCCGAGGGTGGATGAGGCTAAATTTGATGTCAAAGTTTGGGTTTGTGTTTCACATGAATTTGATGTTTTCAAGATATCAAGAGCAATTCTTGAGGCAATTACTAAATCAACTGATGACAGTAGAGATACAGAGATGGTTCACACAAGTTTGAAGGAAGAATTGACAGGGAAAAAGTTTCTTCTTATTTTGGATGATGTTGGGAACGAAAACCAATTTAAATGGGAAGAAGTGCAAAAGCCCCTTCTTTTCGGAGCCCAAGGAAGTAGAATTCTTATGACTACGCGTAGCAAGGAAGTTTGTTCTACCATGCGATCAGATGAACACTCCctacaacaattacaagaaGATGATTGTTGGAAGTTGTTTTCTAAACATGCCTTCCGAGATGATGATACTCAATCAGATCCAGAGTGCAGGAAGATTGGCATGGAGATTGTTAGAAAATGTAAAGGACTACCTCTGGCCTTGAAAACAATGGGAAGTCTGTTATACAACAAATCATCTATTTCAGATTGGAAAACCGTGTTCCAAAGCGAAATATGGGAATTTTTGAATGAGTGTTGCAACATTATTCCTTCTTTAGCATTGAGTTATATCCACCTTCCATCTCAACTCAAGGTATGCTTTGCTTACTGTGCCCTGTTCCCTAAGGATTATGAGTTTAAAAAGGAGTGTTTAATTCATTTGTGGATGACTGAAAACCTCCCACACTGTCGTCAACATAGTAAGACTCCAGAAGAAGTTTGCCAACAATACTTCAATGATCTAGTATCAAGATCTTTCTTACAAAAATtagatgaaaataaagaagTATTTGTTATGCATGACCTTCTACATGATTTGGCAAAATATGTTTGTGGAGGCCTATACTTCAGGTGCGAACTTGATCAAACAGAAAAGATACCAAAAGTAACTCGTCATTTTTCAGTTGAACTTGGTCACAATCAACATTTTGATGAGTTTGGAACTTTATGTAATTCAAAAAGGTTACGTACATTTATGCCAAAAGCTAGGAACACATATCAACTTTACTATCATTGGCATTGCAACATTTCGATACATGAATTGTTCACCAAGTTTAAGTTCTTGCGTATCTTATCACTCTCTCATTGTTCTGACCTTAAAGAGTTACCTGACTATGTGAGCAATCTTGAGCATCTTCGTTCGATAAACCTTTCCCATACTGCTATAGAAAAACTATCCGAAAGGATATGTGTACTTCCCTACTTGCAAATACTGAAGTTGAATTATTGTAGAGATTTGGAGGAGTTACCCTCAAATTTGCATTTACTCACCAATTTGTGTCGCCTTGAAATTAAAGTGACGAATGTGAGAAAGATGCCACCGTATTTGGGAAAACTGACGAATCTTAAAGTAGTAATGAGTTCCTTTAATGTTGGCCATGGCATTCAACAGCTAGGAGAGCTCAACCTTGAGGGAAGTATATCAATTGAGGAGCTGCAGAATGTTGAGAATTCCCTGGATGCATTAGAAGCAGATTTGAAGAATAAAACACACCTTGTGACGCTGAAGTTGCGATGGGATTGGGATCGGGACTCTATTGACTCAAAAAGCGAAGAGGATGTAATTGTGAATCTGCAACCTTCCAAAAACTTAAAGGAGTTGTCAATCGTTAACTATGGTGGGAAACGATTTCCAAATTGGTTACTAGATAATTCATTGTGGAATATAGTGTCCTTAGTGTTGGATGAATGTGAATTTTGTGAACGTTTACCTCCCCTTGGACTTTTGCCATTTCTGAAGGTCTTGAAGATTATAAAACTTGATGGCGTAGTGAGTATTGTTGATGGTGATTTTCATGGGAACAACATTTCTTCATTTAAATCCCTTGAAACATTGCACTTCTCCTATATGCGTCAATGGGAAAAATGGGATTGTCAAGCAGATGCTTTTCCACGTCTACGAGATCTTTCCATAAGAAAATGTCCAAAGCTGAAAGGACAGTTGCCAAAGCAACTTATTCCTCTGGAAAAACTACAAATTAAAGACTGCCAACAACTTGAGGCTTTCGCTCCTAGGGCTCTAGATTTACAACTACGTAATTGTGGAAAACTGCAGTTAGAGTGTGGTACAATGAAAAGGCTCACAATGGAAACATCATTGTTTGAAATTGTTGGGTTGTACGACACTCTTGAAGACTTGTACATTGATTCACCCTTGGAGTCAATCAATGATGGTTGTATCTCTCTACGAAGCTTTCCACTGGATTTGTTCCCAAAACTCAAGACGCTTGCTCTCAGTGGGTTTGATAATCTAGAGATGATTTCACAGAGTTTCGTCCATAATCATCTAGAACACCTAAAACTCGAGTATTGTCTTAAATTTGAATCATTGCCTGGAAGCATGCATATGCTGCTTCCATCTCTCAGGAGTTTATCGATAAGAGACTGTCCAAGACTTGAGTCGTTCCCTGACGGAGGCTTGCCATCAAATCTAGAAGAGCTGGAAATCAGTAAGTGCTCTAGACTTGTTGGGTCACTGAAAGGAGCTTTCAGAGATAGTCCTTCTTTGAAAATATTAGAGATTGATGAAGTGGATGCAAAATGTTTTCCAGATAAGGGTTTGCTTCCACTCTCTCTTACTTTTCTAATTATCTCTCATTGTCCAAATTTAGAAAAACTGGACTACAAGGGTCTCCATCTTGGACTGTTTGAGTAG